The Candidatus Cloacimonadota bacterium genome contains a region encoding:
- a CDS encoding MotA/TolQ/ExbB proton channel family protein, with protein MKKFWLRILIISILTLTFGSLSAKSVVEIYMEGGAFMHIITALFVIMIIFAIIKYYQLAIREKLDAKSFYLKLKGYIRNKQYDESAKISAQFKTTTLGFIFWSGFLAFIDAKKSGRTGTDLENALKNAFDEAGLQTIPKVEAGLFWLDVIAQVATFLGLLGTIFGLILAFDALAKAPEALKQIKLTEGISQAMGTTAYGLIVAIITMFIKGGLQARADRIINDIDEYSVKLINQITYSLKD; from the coding sequence ATGAAAAAATTCTGGTTAAGGATATTGATTATCTCTATCTTGACATTGACTTTCGGAAGTCTTTCGGCTAAATCGGTCGTTGAAATTTATATGGAAGGCGGAGCATTCATGCACATTATTACAGCCTTGTTTGTGATTATGATCATATTTGCTATAATTAAATATTACCAGTTAGCCATTCGGGAAAAACTGGATGCAAAAAGTTTCTATTTGAAACTCAAAGGTTACATCAGGAACAAGCAATATGATGAATCTGCTAAAATCAGCGCACAATTTAAAACAACAACTCTTGGATTCATTTTCTGGAGCGGTTTTCTGGCATTTATCGATGCCAAGAAATCAGGTAGAACCGGTACCGACCTGGAGAACGCTTTAAAAAATGCATTCGATGAAGCAGGACTGCAGACTATTCCAAAAGTCGAAGCCGGTCTTTTCTGGTTAGATGTTATAGCTCAAGTTGCTACTTTTCTGGGTCTGCTGGGAACAATTTTCGGACTTATTTTAGCATTTGATGCCTTGGCAAAAGCTCCAGAAGCACTGAAACAGATCAAACTTACCGAAGGTATTTCTCAAGCCATGGGAACGACTGCTTATGGTCTTATCGTTGCGATTATTACCATGTTCATCAAAGGTGGTCTGCAAGCAAGAGCTGATAGGATCATTAACGATATCGATGAATACAGCGTTAAATTGATCAATCAAATTACTTATTCACTAAAGGATTAG